The DNA region AGTAGTAGGAGTAAATGGGAAAAAGCTTATTGATATGGACATAGATGAGGCATTAAGTATTAAAAGTAATTTTGATATGGAAACTTACGAACTAGCGAAGATATTATCAATCTAATGAATATATAGATTAATCGAGGAGGAATTCGGGTGAAAAAAACAAAGATAGTATGTACAATTGGCCCTGCAAGTGAAAACAAAGATGTATTTAAGCAGCTCGTATTAAATGGATTAAATGTTGCTAGGCTTAACTTCTCTCATGGAGACCATGAAGAACACGGCGAAAGAATAAAAATGATAAAGGAAGTAAGGGAGGAATTAAAGGAGCCTGTAGCTATTTTATTAGATACTAAGGGGCCAGAAATCAGAACCGGTAAATTTAAAGATCCTGAGGTAGAGCTTAAAGAAGGAGAAAAATTTACGATTACTACAAGAGACGTACTAGGTGACAATACTATATGTAACGTGAGCTACACCGGGCTTGCTGAAGATGTGCAACGAGGAGATATTATTTTAATAGATGATGGTCTAATTGGGCTTAAGGTTGAAAATATTGTTAATGGTACAGATATTGAGTGTGTAGTTGAGAATGCAGGCGTTATAAAAAATAACAAGGGTGTTAATGTACCTGGAGTAAAAATTAATTTACCTGCTATTACTGAAAAAGATAGGTCTGATATTAAGTTTGGTATAGAAATGGATATAGATTTTATTGCTGCATCTTTTGTTAGAAAGGCATCGGATGTTTTAGCTATAAGAAAAATTTTAGAGGAGGAAAATGCAGATCACATTCAGATTATTTCTAAAATTGAAAACCAAGAAGGAATGGATAATTTGGATGAAATTATCGAAGTTTCTGATGGTTTAATGGTTGCAAGAGGAGACCTAGGAGTTGAAATACCCACAGAAGAAATTCCTTTAGCTCAAAAAGAAATGATTAAAAAATGCAATAGGGCTGGAAAACCTGTTATTACAGCAACTCAGATGCTAGACTCTATGATAAGAAACCCTAGACCAACCCGTGCAGAAGTAACTGATGTGGCTAATGCCATCTTTGATGGCACAGATGCTATTATGTTATCTGGAGAAACTGCTGCAGGAAAATATCCAGTAGATGCGGTCAAGGTTATGGGAAGTATCGCTAGACGTGCTGAGGCAGCAATTGATTATCGTAGCTTACTAAAAACTAAAGCCATAGAAAGAGAAACATCGGTAACCGATGCTATAAGTCATGCTACTTGTACAACTGCGGCAGATTTAGATGCATCAGCTATTCTAACAGCAACATCTTCAGGATATACGACTAGGATGGTGTCAAAATTTAGACCATCAGCACCAATTATTGCGGCTACAACAAAGGAAAGTGTTAGAAGAAGACTAAGCTTGAGCTGGGGAGTTTATTCAGTATTAACAGACCAACTCAACTCTACTGATGATATAATTGACTTATCTGTACAAAAGGCCCTAGATGCTAAGCTTATTAATAATGGGGATCTTATAGTTATTACAGCTGGGGTTCCAGTAGGTGTTGCAGGTACTACAAACTTGATTAAAGTTCACATAGTAGGAGAAGTAATTTTAACAGGAACAGGAATAGGTAGAAAGTCTGCTACTGGAAAAGTTGTTGTTATAGATAGCATTAATAAAGACTATGATAAGGTCAATGATGGAGATATTTTAGTAACAAAATTTACTGATAGAGAGTTAGTTCCTATAATGGAAAAGGCGGCTGCTATAATTACTGAGGAAGCTGGATTAACTAGCCATGGTGCAATTGTTGGACTTAATCTAGGTAAGCCTACATTAGTGGGAGCCCATATGGCTACAGAAAAATTAAAACAGGGAGATATAGTTACGGTAGACACTATAAGAGGACTAGTTTATAGTGGCGAAACAAAAGTACTTTAAATGTATGTAGTATCCTCTAATAATTCTTTCGATATACATACACATTTAGCTTATCAATTTCATATAATACAAGTAAAATCAATATTCTCCCCCTTTGTAGATGTTGATGATGTCACAGGAAAAAGCCTACGATTATTAATAATTGTAGGCTTTTTTCGATTAAATTGTTTTAAGTTAAAGGAAAATTTATTGTAATAGAGAATAAATCATATAGATATACAATAAAGAAAACTTAATTCAGATAGAATTTTAATTTTATATGAATCATAGTTGCACTTATTTCGAGGATTTATTGCTATAATTCAATATTAAAAATTGGAAGTTATAGCAATAAACCGAAGATAAATGGGCATAATTATGTTATAATATCCATATGTAGAAAGGGTAGGTGAACGCTTTGAAGCTTAATGAAACTAAACTAGTTACAAGATATGAAGAAACCGACCAAATGGGTATAATATATCATTCTAATTATTTTGTTTATTTTGAAGTAGGTAGAACAGATTTTTTAAAAAACTATGGTATGAAATACAAAGACATGGAAGAAATAGGCATAATATTACCTGTAATAGAGGTAAATTGTAAATATAAGGTTTCGGCTAAATATGCGGATGAGTTAATTATAAAAACAACAATAGAAAAACTTAGTCCAACAAGAATAACATTTAACTATAAAATAGTTAGAGAAGTAGATGGAGTGTTGTTAGCTGAAGGCTTTACAGAACACGCATTTGTAAGTAAAGAAGGTGGTAGGCCTATGAACTTAAAAAAGATACATAAAGAAGTGTATTTAAAACTTGAAGGTTTAATGTAATAAAAATTTACATAATACTATATATATGATAAAGATTGAAAAATTCTATCCAGGGGTGAAAATATGCTATTTAAATTAATTCTACTATTTACTTTGTTACCTCTTTTAGACTTTGCTATATTGTTAAAGATAGGTAGTTACATAGGATTCAAGTATACCTTGGCTATAGTAATTGTAACAGGTCTTACAGGAGCATACTTTGCCAAAAGAGAGGGTAGAGATATTATTACAAAGATAAAATTTGATATAAGTCAAGGAAAAATGCCAGCAGATGAGCTTATTGGTGGATTATGTGTTATCCTAGGCGGAGCTTTTTTATTAGCTCCTGGGTTAATAACTGATGCACTTGGATTGATGTTAGTTTTACCAATCACTAGAATTCCATTTATAAATATGATAAAAAGACGGTTTAAGAGTATGCTAACTGGAGGAAATCTATGGTTTTATTTTAGAAGATAGCCAACTAATGAGGGGGAACAAAAGATGGAGGTTAGAAAGTTAGGGAAAACTGACTATAATATAGGGGTTGTAGGTTTTGGCGGAATTCCTATACAAAGATTAGATGAAGAAGAAGCTGTTAGGTTAATTGATCTTGCTAGAAAGGAAGGGATTAATTTTATCGATACAGCTAGAGGATATGAAGCAAGTGAGAGTTTAATCGGAATAGGCATTAGAGGAACGAGGGAACATTGGACTATTGCTACTAAATCCATGGCTAGAGATTATGAAAGCATGAAAAAGGATATAGAAATTAGTTTGAAGAACTTATGCTGTGAATACATAGATTTATATCAGTGTCACAATGTTAGAACTAAGGATCAGTATGATCAAATAATGAGTACTAATGGAGCATATAAAGCACTAGATGAAGCAATGAAAGAAGGAAAAATAAAGGCTATAGGCATTACAAGCCACGATATAGGTATTTTAGGGAATGCTATAGAGACGGATTATTTTTCTACAATTCAGTTTCCTTACAATGCAGTTGAAAGACAGGCGGAAGATCTATTTAAGAAAGCTAAGGAAAGAAACATTGGAGTTATTGTGATGAAACCATTAGCAGGTGGAGCAATTACAAAGGGGAATTTAGCTCTAAGATTTATTTTAGAAAATCCTAATGTTTCTGTAGTTATTCCAGGAATTGATAGGATCGAACAAGTTGCAGAAAATGCAGCAGTTGCAAAGTCTTTTATACCTTTAAATAAGGATGAAAGACAGGCACTTGAAAAACTTGCTAAAGAGTTAGGTTCTAAGTTTTGTAGGAGATGTGGATATTGTCTGCCTTGTCCTCAAGAGATTGATATTCCTACTCAGTTTTTAATGGAAGGATATTATACCAGATATGACCTAAAGGAATGGGCAGCAACAAGGTATTCCAGCTTACCCAAAAAAGCATCGGACTGTATTAAGTGCGGGAAGTGCGAAACAAGATGTCCATATGATTTGCCGATTCGAGAAATGTTGAAAAATGTAACTAAACAACTAGGTTAAATCAGGTATAAAAAGTTTGAAATTGTTAAATAATGCATAATAGGTTTTAATTATTTAGTTTTTAAGTAAGTAAAAAAGGACAACTGATTCTATTTTTGAGCACAGAATATCTGTGCTTATTTTTTTGATTAAATTTTGGGAAAGCAGAGAAAGGAAATTATTTAGAGGTATATGAAAAAACCAAGACAAGTTTTTTTATTTGTCTTGGTTTTTATTATAAAATAAATATAAATAGACTTTTAATCTTCTGGATTAATATAAACTGGTGGAGCAAAATCATAATTTATTATTCCTTGCTCATTTGTATCTTTGGAATCAACTTTTACTTTAATGTTAACAAAATCCACATCATTTAAAGACTTAAAGGTAAATATAATACCATCTACCATCATTTGACGACGGTGGTCATTATTTTCATAGACCTTTAAAAATTCTTCATTAAATGTTAAAGTAAGTACACGGTTAGCAATGTTGTAATCCAACAACTCAACATCATTAGGCACAATAGGATGTCTTTTAGAGTTGTAGATTTCAGGTATTCCTTTAAATTTCATAGTATCAAAAATAGTGTTAATATTATTATCATCATATTGATTTCCAAACATAGAGAAAGGAATTGGTGATAACAAAAATCTATTGGTGTCAGATAAATAAGCAGTGTAAATCATTGTATTATCTGGTTTGTGGTAAGGCACATCCATCGTCATACCGTGGAAAGCATCCTTTATAATCTTACCATTAAATTGAAACTGGACCTTAGATATTCCATTGATAGACGTTAAAGAATTTACTAAACTATTTACTGCATTAGTAGAGGCGCTAGAACCTTGATTAAAGCTGCCAAGATCTGCAGGTAAATTTACATAGGCAGTATCTCCAGATTTTCCAGCCTTGCCTCCTACCGGGATGGGAGTTCCTAATGGTAAACCGAGATTGCTATTAGGACCCTTTTCTAAGTTTCTAAGGGTTGTAGTCAAAGGAGAACTTGTATATGGTACAAATCTTGTAATAGGCACTAAATAATTTGCTTCGTTGTCCGGGAAATAAAGTGTTAGAGCAGTTTCTCCATGCTTAACTGATGTAATGGCGGGTAAAGCAGGAATATAGTTTCCTTCAGTATTAAAATGTATATCAAATTCAGCCTCTTCTGTAGCTACGTTTACATTATCGATATTAGGTTTAATTTTTAACTTATAAGAGCCATCAGGTAGATTTAATTTTTCTTGGTCGAAATCAAAAATGATGTAAACAGGAGTACTACTGTAAAGTTCAAGAGACTTATAATTACCAAGGGTCACAAGGTCATCTAAAGATAGATCTTGGATTGTATCACCATTAGATGTCAGTTCAACAGTAAAGGGATTATTTTCATTAAATAACAGCCCTGTATAACTCTTATCTGAATCTGCAGAAAAGCCATATTTAACTTGAACATGATTAGAGGATATTACCTTTTCCTCCGTAGTGACAATAATAGCATCATTTTTGGAAACAATAGTTGGTATAATAGAACTAAAATTAATGCTACTTGCGTAAATAGGCATACCAGATGCTGTTATGCCTATTAATAGAAGTACAAAGATATTTCGAATCGTTCGCAACATTCAATCAACTCCAATCTTAGCTTATCCTAAGTTATACTTTATATTATAAAATATTGAAATGTTTCCGTAAATAGGAATCGTACAACAAATGTTGGCAAAATAGTAGCAAAGTAGTGTAAAATGATAATTAAGTAATTTCATTCGACTACATCTGTCAAGATATATAAAGGAGAGTTATTAGCATGGTAGAAAAAGATAAAATATATGACATTAAAATAGATGGTTTAGGAAGTAGTGGAGAAGGTGTCGGCAAAATAAATGGTTTTACAATTTTTGTTTCAAGAGCTATACCAGGAGATATAGTAAAAGTAAAAATAAATATTTTAAAGAAGAACTATGGAATAGGGGAACTATTAGAAATTATAGAACCATCTGAAGATAGAATAGAGCCTAAGTGCCCAAATGTTAATATATGTGGTGGATGCCAAATTATGCATATGAGCTATGGAGCACAGCTAGAGATGAAGCGAAAAATTGTAGAAGATGCTTTAACTCGTATAGGGAAGATAGATACTACTGTTAATCCAACTTTAGGCATGGATAATCCATACGAATATCGTAATAAGGCTCAATTTCCTGTTGGTGTAATTGATGGTAAGGCAATTTTAGGCTTTTATAAAATGGGAACACATGACATTGTAGATACAGAATATTGTCATATTCAGTCTCCTATTAATGAAAAAATAGTTAAAATAGTAAAGAGATATATAGAAGATTTCAGTGTAAAGGTATATGACGAGAAAAGTAGAACAGGATTAATTAGACATATAGTTACAAAAGCTGGTTTTACTACTGGTGAGGTAATGATTGTTATAGTAACTAATGGTAGAGATTTGCCACAGAAAAATCAGCTTATTGAAATGTTTAAGGAAAATATAGAGGGATTAAAAAGTGTTGTTCAAAATATTAATACAAAGAATACAAATGTTATTTTTGGACAGGAAACCATTACTTTATACGGAGAAGATAAAATAGTTGATTATATAGGAAATCTAAAGTTTCACATTTCAGCTCAATCCTTTTTCCAAGTAAACCCGACACAAACTAAAGTTCTGTATGAAAAGGCATTGGAATATGCAGATTTATCAGGAAATGAAAGGGTATTTGATATTTACTGTGGTATTGGAACTATATCATTATTTCTAGCACAGAAAGCTAAAGAGGTACATGGTGTAGAAGTAGTAGAAGCCGCTATAAAAGATGCACGAGAAAATGCATCAATTAACAACATTAATAATGCTAACTTTTATGTGGGAAAGGCCGAAGAAGTAGTGCCAAGATTATATAAGCAAGGAATTAGAGCAGATGTTGTAGTTGTAGACCCACCTAGAAAGGGATGCGAGGAAAGTGTACTTGAAACAATAGTAAACATGGAGCCTAAAAGAATAGTTTATGTTTCTTGTAACCCAGCCACATTGGCAAGGGATTTGGCCTATTTAGATGAGCGAGGATATAATGTTGATAAAGTGCAACCAGTGGATATGTTTCCGCATACTTCTCATTGTGAAAGTATTTGCCTTTTGCATAAGAAATAAGGAAATAGAGCGGAATTTGTGTGTTAAATCAAGAAAAGAATAATGTTAAGAAGTCTAAGAATTGCTATTTTAAAAATAACGATAAAATTTCTGAAAAAAGAGTAATTAGAACTGCTTACAGTTAACAGGTTTTTGGATGAACCATTAAATAGTTTGTATTTCAGAGAGGTGTGACATGGATATAAAAGATTTAGCAATATTTAAAACAGTAGCATATTTTGGAAATATTACTAAGGCTGCAGAACACCTGAATTATGCACAATCGAACGTGACAGCTAGAATCAATCAATTGGAACATGAATTGGAAGTAGATTTATTTATCAGAAACAGTCGAGGAGTAGTACTGACTAATTCCGGAGAAATATTTTTGGATTATGCTAATAGAATGATTAGTTTACAAGATGAAGTGGTTAGTGTTCTGCATGATGGAACTCGAGGAAAATTAAAAATCGGATTAATCATAGAAGTGGCATCAGTAAGATTACCTTATATAATGCGCGATTTTAAAGAAGCGTGCCCCAATGTTGAGCTAGTAACCTATATTGAATCTACAGAGGCATTATTGGGCAAGATTTTAAACTATGAATTGGATGGTATTTTTGTAGATGGACCTATAAAAAATGATGAACTTGTTCAAGAAATTTGTATAGACGATGAACTTGTTTTAATTACAGGTCAACAATTGCCAGATTCTCGAAAGTTAGAATTGATTTGTAAAAATGATTTGATTGTAGCATCGCAAAATTGTATCTATAAAAGAAAATTTGAACAGTGGGTTCAATCCGAGGATATTCAATTACCAAGGTCAATTCAAGTTGGCACTTGGGACGGGATTTTTGCTTCTGTTGAACTGGGTTTGGGTTTTTCGATTACAATACGGTCTTTAGCGGAGAAATACAGTAAGTCTAATTCATTTTTTATTTATGACCTCCCTAAAGCGTATAATCAGAATCCGCTTGTTTTTTTAAGAAGAAAAGATAGGATAACGACGAGGGCTTTTCAAACATTCCTAGACATATCATC from Alkaliphilus flagellatus includes:
- the pyk gene encoding pyruvate kinase, which encodes MKKTKIVCTIGPASENKDVFKQLVLNGLNVARLNFSHGDHEEHGERIKMIKEVREELKEPVAILLDTKGPEIRTGKFKDPEVELKEGEKFTITTRDVLGDNTICNVSYTGLAEDVQRGDIILIDDGLIGLKVENIVNGTDIECVVENAGVIKNNKGVNVPGVKINLPAITEKDRSDIKFGIEMDIDFIAASFVRKASDVLAIRKILEEENADHIQIISKIENQEGMDNLDEIIEVSDGLMVARGDLGVEIPTEEIPLAQKEMIKKCNRAGKPVITATQMLDSMIRNPRPTRAEVTDVANAIFDGTDAIMLSGETAAGKYPVDAVKVMGSIARRAEAAIDYRSLLKTKAIERETSVTDAISHATCTTAADLDASAILTATSSGYTTRMVSKFRPSAPIIAATTKESVRRRLSLSWGVYSVLTDQLNSTDDIIDLSVQKALDAKLINNGDLIVITAGVPVGVAGTTNLIKVHIVGEVILTGTGIGRKSATGKVVVIDSINKDYDKVNDGDILVTKFTDRELVPIMEKAAAIITEEAGLTSHGAIVGLNLGKPTLVGAHMATEKLKQGDIVTVDTIRGLVYSGETKVL
- a CDS encoding acyl-CoA thioesterase → MKLNETKLVTRYEETDQMGIIYHSNYFVYFEVGRTDFLKNYGMKYKDMEEIGIILPVIEVNCKYKVSAKYADELIIKTTIEKLSPTRITFNYKIVREVDGVLLAEGFTEHAFVSKEGGRPMNLKKIHKEVYLKLEGLM
- a CDS encoding FxsA family protein is translated as MLFKLILLFTLLPLLDFAILLKIGSYIGFKYTLAIVIVTGLTGAYFAKREGRDIITKIKFDISQGKMPADELIGGLCVILGGAFLLAPGLITDALGLMLVLPITRIPFINMIKRRFKSMLTGGNLWFYFRR
- a CDS encoding aldo/keto reductase, coding for MEVRKLGKTDYNIGVVGFGGIPIQRLDEEEAVRLIDLARKEGINFIDTARGYEASESLIGIGIRGTREHWTIATKSMARDYESMKKDIEISLKNLCCEYIDLYQCHNVRTKDQYDQIMSTNGAYKALDEAMKEGKIKAIGITSHDIGILGNAIETDYFSTIQFPYNAVERQAEDLFKKAKERNIGVIVMKPLAGGAITKGNLALRFILENPNVSVVIPGIDRIEQVAENAAVAKSFIPLNKDERQALEKLAKELGSKFCRRCGYCLPCPQEIDIPTQFLMEGYYTRYDLKEWAATRYSSLPKKASDCIKCGKCETRCPYDLPIREMLKNVTKQLG
- a CDS encoding GerMN domain-containing protein, producing the protein MLRTIRNIFVLLLIGITASGMPIYASSINFSSIIPTIVSKNDAIIVTTEEKVISSNHVQVKYGFSADSDKSYTGLLFNENNPFTVELTSNGDTIQDLSLDDLVTLGNYKSLELYSSTPVYIIFDFDQEKLNLPDGSYKLKIKPNIDNVNVATEEAEFDIHFNTEGNYIPALPAITSVKHGETALTLYFPDNEANYLVPITRFVPYTSSPLTTTLRNLEKGPNSNLGLPLGTPIPVGGKAGKSGDTAYVNLPADLGSFNQGSSASTNAVNSLVNSLTSINGISKVQFQFNGKIIKDAFHGMTMDVPYHKPDNTMIYTAYLSDTNRFLLSPIPFSMFGNQYDDNNINTIFDTMKFKGIPEIYNSKRHPIVPNDVELLDYNIANRVLTLTFNEEFLKVYENNDHRRQMMVDGIIFTFKSLNDVDFVNIKVKVDSKDTNEQGIINYDFAPPVYINPED
- the rlmD gene encoding 23S rRNA (uracil(1939)-C(5))-methyltransferase RlmD, whose protein sequence is MVEKDKIYDIKIDGLGSSGEGVGKINGFTIFVSRAIPGDIVKVKINILKKNYGIGELLEIIEPSEDRIEPKCPNVNICGGCQIMHMSYGAQLEMKRKIVEDALTRIGKIDTTVNPTLGMDNPYEYRNKAQFPVGVIDGKAILGFYKMGTHDIVDTEYCHIQSPINEKIVKIVKRYIEDFSVKVYDEKSRTGLIRHIVTKAGFTTGEVMIVIVTNGRDLPQKNQLIEMFKENIEGLKSVVQNINTKNTNVIFGQETITLYGEDKIVDYIGNLKFHISAQSFFQVNPTQTKVLYEKALEYADLSGNERVFDIYCGIGTISLFLAQKAKEVHGVEVVEAAIKDARENASINNINNANFYVGKAEEVVPRLYKQGIRADVVVVDPPRKGCEESVLETIVNMEPKRIVYVSCNPATLARDLAYLDERGYNVDKVQPVDMFPHTSHCESICLLHKK
- a CDS encoding LysR family transcriptional regulator, with the translated sequence MDIKDLAIFKTVAYFGNITKAAEHLNYAQSNVTARINQLEHELEVDLFIRNSRGVVLTNSGEIFLDYANRMISLQDEVVSVLHDGTRGKLKIGLIIEVASVRLPYIMRDFKEACPNVELVTYIESTEALLGKILNYELDGIFVDGPIKNDELVQEICIDDELVLITGQQLPDSRKLELICKNDLIVASQNCIYKRKFEQWVQSEDIQLPRSIQVGTWDGIFASVELGLGFSITIRSLAEKYSKSNSFFIYDLPKAYNQNPLVFLRRKDRITTRAFQTFLDISSQKTISNSGNSNL